In one Burkholderiales bacterium GJ-E10 genomic region, the following are encoded:
- a CDS encoding phosphatidate cytidylyltransferase: MLKTRIYTAAVLLAGVTLLGVLGAPWLVAAAAVFLGVALFEWLRLAGVGTPMAAAAAAIAAVAAWSLDRMGFRPAPAALAAVAGGAVALWFAIAAVLVAAQGRPAERAIRIPPAVSIGAAFALGGAAWLCVARLLHQGAGWTLSVLVLVWLADAAAYFTGRSIGRHKLASRISPGKTWEGVGGAVVAVALCAWALRLSSPGADLWPVALLRAAPVGGTALLVVFVALSVVGDLFESLVKRQAGVKDSGTILPGHGGVWDRIDATLPAVALAVFAQWWLMPVS, from the coding sequence ATGCTGAAAACCCGCATCTATACGGCGGCCGTGCTGCTCGCCGGCGTGACGCTGCTGGGCGTGCTCGGCGCTCCCTGGCTGGTGGCGGCCGCGGCGGTGTTTCTCGGGGTCGCGCTCTTCGAATGGTTGCGGCTGGCGGGCGTCGGCACGCCGATGGCGGCGGCGGCGGCGGCGATCGCGGCGGTGGCCGCCTGGTCGCTGGACCGCATGGGATTCCGGCCTGCGCCGGCGGCGCTCGCCGCGGTCGCGGGCGGTGCCGTGGCGCTCTGGTTCGCGATCGCGGCGGTGCTGGTCGCGGCGCAAGGGCGGCCGGCGGAGCGTGCGATCCGGATCCCGCCGGCGGTTTCGATCGGCGCGGCGTTCGCGCTGGGCGGTGCGGCGTGGCTGTGCGTGGCGCGGCTGTTGCACCAGGGGGCCGGCTGGACGCTTTCGGTGCTCGTGCTGGTCTGGCTGGCCGATGCCGCCGCATATTTCACCGGCCGGTCAATCGGCAGACATAAGCTCGCCTCGCGGATCAGTCCCGGGAAGACCTGGGAGGGCGTGGGCGGTGCCGTGGTGGCGGTCGCGTTGTGCGCCTGGGCGTTGCGGCTGTCGTCACCGGGCGCGGATCTCTGGCCGGTGGCGCTCCTGCGGGCGGCGCCGGTCGGCGGGACCGCCCTCCTGGTGGTATTCGTTGCGTTGAGCGTCGTCGGCGATCTGTTCGAGAGCCTCGTCAAGCGGCAGGCGGGGGTCAAGGACAGCGGTACGATCCTTCCCGGCCATGGCGGAGTCTGGGACCGGATCGACGCGACGCTGCCGGCGGTTGCGCTCGCCGTCTTCGCACAGTGGTGGCTGATGCCCGTTTCCTGA
- a CDS encoding undecaprenyl diphosphate synthase has protein sequence MTADRHPVSSGVAVPRHVAIIMDGNGRWAKARFLPRVAGHSRGVESVRAVIEASIAHGVEYLTLFAFSSENWARPAEEVSVLMRLFMSSLQKEIDGLIRNGVRLHVVGQIDTFEPKLRELIRSAQDRTAVLGDAGTRLHLTICASYSGRWDIVQAASKLAQACRETGVLPDEASFAQHLALSFAPDPDLLIRTSGEQRISNFLLWQLAYAEIYFTEALWPDFGAEAFSRALAWYAGRERRFGRTSEQVRGPGGARC, from the coding sequence ATGACGGCGGATCGGCATCCCGTCTCTTCGGGCGTGGCGGTTCCGCGCCATGTTGCCATCATCATGGATGGCAATGGGCGCTGGGCCAAGGCACGCTTTCTGCCGCGCGTCGCCGGGCACTCCCGCGGCGTGGAGTCGGTGCGCGCGGTCATCGAGGCGTCGATCGCGCACGGGGTGGAATACCTGACCCTCTTCGCGTTCAGCTCCGAGAACTGGGCCCGGCCCGCGGAAGAGGTTTCGGTGCTGATGCGCCTCTTCATGAGTTCCTTGCAGAAGGAGATCGACGGCTTGATCCGCAACGGCGTGCGGCTGCACGTCGTGGGCCAGATCGACACGTTCGAGCCGAAGCTGCGCGAACTCATCCGCAGCGCCCAGGATCGCACGGCAGTGCTGGGGGACGCGGGAACCCGGCTGCATCTGACGATCTGCGCCAGCTACAGCGGCCGATGGGACATCGTGCAGGCGGCATCCAAACTTGCCCAGGCATGCCGCGAGACGGGGGTCCTGCCGGACGAGGCATCGTTTGCGCAACACCTGGCGTTGTCCTTTGCTCCTGACCCGGATCTGCTGATCCGCACCAGCGGCGAGCAGCGCATCAGCAACTTTCTTCTGTGGCAACTGGCCTACGCCGAGATCTACTTCACCGAGGCGCTGTGGCCCGATTTCGGTGCCGAGGCGTTTTCCCGGGCGCTGGCCTGGTATGCGGGGCGCGAGCGCCGCTTCGGACGGACGAGCGAGCAGGTTCGGGGTCCGGGCGGCGCGCGATGCTGA
- a CDS encoding ribosome recycling factor, producing MTIAEIRTTTESRMLKSIEALKTDLAKVRTGRAHTGILDHVQVDYYGSMVPITQVANVGLLDARTLSVQPWEKKMLSAIEKAIRESDLGLNPAAQGDLLRVPMPALTEERRRDLAKVVKGEGEDARVAVRNLRRDANQHLKELLKKKEISEDEERRAQDDIQKLTDRFVADVDRLVAEKEKEIMTV from the coding sequence ATGACCATCGCGGAAATTCGAACGACGACCGAGAGCCGCATGCTCAAGTCGATCGAGGCATTGAAGACGGACCTGGCAAAGGTGCGGACGGGACGCGCACACACCGGCATTCTCGACCACGTGCAGGTGGACTACTACGGATCGATGGTTCCGATCACCCAGGTGGCCAACGTCGGTCTGCTCGACGCGCGCACCCTCAGCGTGCAGCCGTGGGAGAAGAAAATGCTCTCGGCGATCGAGAAGGCGATCCGCGAATCGGACCTCGGATTGAACCCCGCCGCGCAGGGCGACCTGTTGCGCGTTCCCATGCCGGCGCTCACCGAGGAGCGACGCCGCGATCTGGCCAAGGTGGTCAAGGGCGAGGGAGAGGATGCGCGGGTTGCCGTCCGCAATCTGCGACGCGACGCCAATCAGCATCTGAAGGAACTGCTCAAGAAGAAGGAAATTTCCGAGGACGAGGAGCGGCGGGCGCAGGACGACATCCAGAAGCTGACCGATCGCTTCGTCGCCGACGTCGACCGCCTCGTCGCGGAAAAAGAAAAAGAGATCATGACGGTCTGA
- a CDS encoding uridylate kinase gives MLKLSGEALMGEDAFGINRNTIETMVRDIGDVQRMGVQVAIVIGGGNIFRGVALGAAGMDRATADYMGMMATIMNAMALQDAMRHAGMEARVQSALHVEQVVEPYIRPKAMRYLEEGKIVIFAAGTGNPFFTTDTAAALRGSEIGAEVVFKATKVDGVYSADPRKDPGAVRYASITFDDALTRDLRIMDATAFALCRDQRLPIRVFNISRPGALMRAVNGEDEGTLVHA, from the coding sequence TTGCTCAAGTTGTCGGGTGAAGCCCTGATGGGCGAGGACGCATTCGGCATCAACCGCAATACCATCGAAACCATGGTCCGCGACATCGGCGACGTGCAGCGCATGGGCGTGCAGGTCGCCATCGTCATCGGCGGCGGCAACATCTTCCGCGGCGTCGCGCTAGGCGCCGCGGGGATGGATCGCGCCACGGCGGATTACATGGGGATGATGGCGACGATCATGAACGCGATGGCGTTGCAGGATGCCATGCGTCATGCCGGGATGGAGGCGCGGGTGCAATCGGCGCTCCATGTCGAGCAGGTGGTCGAGCCGTACATCCGCCCGAAGGCGATGCGCTATCTCGAGGAAGGCAAGATCGTGATTTTCGCCGCCGGGACCGGAAATCCGTTCTTCACCACGGATACCGCGGCGGCGCTGCGCGGTTCGGAGATCGGAGCGGAGGTCGTCTTCAAGGCGACCAAGGTCGACGGCGTGTATTCGGCCGACCCCCGCAAGGATCCGGGCGCCGTGCGGTACGCGAGCATCACGTTCGACGATGCCTTGACGCGCGACCTGCGCATCATGGATGCGACGGCGTTTGCCTTGTGCCGTGACCAGCGGCTGCCGATCCGGGTGTTCAACATCTCGCGGCCGGGTGCGCTGATGCGCGCGGTCAACGGCGAAGATGAAGGTACTTTGGTACACGCATAA
- a CDS encoding elongation factor Ts: protein MAEITASMVKELREKTDAPMMECKKALTEADGDLAKAEEILRVKLGSKAAKAAARTTAEGVVAIATDADGKNAAMVEVNCETDFVAKNDDFLAFARDLAGLVLANDPADVAALSALALGAGTVETTRAALVGKIGENLTVRRFVRLCAQGRVAQYVHGGARIGVLVDVGGGKDGGDLVTLGKDLAMHIAAARPKALRSDEVDAEDIARERSIAQQKAAESGKPAEIQAKMVDGAVQKFLKEVTLLGQTFVKDEKLSIEQLLKNRGATVHGFTVFVVGEGIEKKQTDFAAEVAAQAAAARGE, encoded by the coding sequence ATGGCGGAAATCACCGCAAGCATGGTCAAGGAACTGCGCGAGAAGACCGACGCGCCGATGATGGAGTGCAAGAAGGCGCTCACCGAAGCCGACGGCGATCTGGCCAAGGCCGAGGAGATCCTGCGGGTCAAGCTCGGAAGCAAGGCCGCCAAGGCGGCGGCGCGCACGACGGCCGAAGGCGTGGTCGCCATCGCCACCGATGCCGACGGCAAGAATGCCGCGATGGTCGAGGTCAACTGCGAAACCGACTTCGTCGCGAAGAACGACGACTTCCTGGCGTTCGCCCGCGACCTGGCGGGCTTGGTCCTGGCCAACGACCCGGCGGATGTCGCGGCGCTGTCGGCCCTGGCCCTGGGCGCCGGGACCGTCGAAACGACGCGCGCTGCGCTGGTCGGCAAGATCGGTGAGAACCTGACCGTGCGCCGTTTCGTGCGACTGTGTGCGCAAGGCCGCGTGGCACAGTACGTCCACGGCGGCGCGCGCATCGGCGTGCTGGTCGATGTCGGCGGCGGCAAGGACGGCGGGGATCTCGTCACGTTGGGCAAGGACCTGGCGATGCACATCGCCGCAGCCCGTCCCAAGGCGCTGCGCTCCGACGAGGTGGATGCGGAGGACATCGCGCGCGAGCGCTCGATCGCCCAGCAGAAGGCGGCGGAATCGGGCAAGCCCGCGGAAATCCAGGCGAAGATGGTCGATGGCGCGGTGCAGAAATTCCTCAAGGAGGTCACGCTGCTCGGGCAGACCTTCGTCAAGGACGAAAAGCTCAGCATCGAACAGCTGTTGAAGAACCGCGGCGCGACGGTCCACGGCTTCACCGTGTTCGTCGTGGGCGAAGGCATCGAGAAGAAGCAGACCGATTTCGCGGCGGAAGTGGCGGCGCAGGCCGCCGCGGCGCGCGGCGAATAG
- a CDS encoding 30S ribosomal protein S2, with the protein MSVTMRQMLEAGVHFGHQTRFWNPKMAPFIYGHRNKIHIINLERTVEQFGEATKFLRQTAANRGTVLFVGTKRQAREIMVEEATRAGMPYVDQRWLGGFLTNFKTIKTSIKRLKDMEQIVADGGLERMSKKEALTFTREIDKLNRSIGGIKDMNTLPDALFVVDVGYHKIAITEAEKLGIPVVGVVDTNHSPAGVTYVIPGNDDSSRAVRLYARGVADAILEGKALGLQNVVAAASGDEFVEVEEGAASEEA; encoded by the coding sequence ATGTCCGTCACCATGCGTCAAATGCTGGAAGCGGGTGTCCATTTCGGACACCAGACCCGTTTCTGGAACCCCAAGATGGCCCCGTTCATCTACGGCCATCGCAACAAGATCCATATCATCAACCTCGAGCGAACGGTCGAACAGTTCGGCGAGGCGACAAAATTTCTGCGCCAGACCGCGGCGAACCGCGGTACGGTGCTCTTCGTCGGCACCAAGCGCCAGGCACGCGAGATCATGGTCGAGGAGGCCACGCGCGCCGGCATGCCGTATGTCGACCAGCGCTGGCTGGGCGGGTTCCTGACGAACTTCAAGACCATCAAGACGTCGATCAAGCGGCTCAAGGACATGGAGCAGATCGTCGCCGACGGCGGGCTCGAGCGCATGTCCAAGAAGGAGGCGCTGACCTTCACCCGCGAGATCGACAAGCTCAATCGCTCGATCGGCGGCATCAAGGACATGAACACGCTGCCCGACGCCCTGTTCGTGGTCGATGTCGGCTATCACAAGATCGCCATCACGGAGGCCGAGAAGCTGGGCATCCCGGTGGTGGGCGTCGTCGATACCAACCACTCGCCGGCCGGCGTCACCTACGTCATTCCGGGCAACGATGATTCGAGCCGGGCGGTCCGCCTGTACGCGCGCGGCGTCGCCGACGCGATCCTTGAGGGCAAGGCGCTCGGGTTGCAGAACGTGGTTGCCGCGGCGAGCGGCGACGAGTTCGTGGAAGTGGAGGAAGGCGCCGCTTCGGAAGAGGCGTAA
- a CDS encoding methionine aminopeptidase translates to MPPTIKSPAEIEAMRVACRLAAEVLDFIAPHVAPGVTTEHLDKLCHDYMVDVQGCIPAPLHYAPKGYAPYPKSICTSVNHQVCHGIPGPRVLKNGDIVNLDITVIKDGWHGDTSRMFTVGEPSIAARRLCEVTYECMWRGILAVRPGGHLGDIGAAIQTHAERNGYSVVREFCGHGIGRRFHEDPQVLHYGRPGTLDRLFPGMTFTIEPMINAGRREIRELGDGWTIVTKDHSLSAQWEHTILVTETGVEVLTLSAQAPPPPAFAQEAIAARSPAVTPAP, encoded by the coding sequence ATGCCCCCGACCATCAAATCCCCTGCCGAAATCGAAGCCATGCGCGTCGCCTGCCGCCTGGCGGCCGAAGTCCTCGATTTCATCGCCCCCCACGTCGCCCCCGGCGTGACGACCGAGCATCTGGACAAGCTCTGCCACGACTACATGGTCGATGTGCAGGGCTGCATTCCTGCGCCCCTGCACTACGCGCCCAAGGGCTACGCCCCCTACCCCAAGTCGATCTGCACCTCGGTCAACCACCAGGTCTGCCACGGCATCCCCGGGCCGCGCGTGCTCAAGAACGGTGACATCGTCAATCTCGACATCACCGTGATCAAGGACGGCTGGCATGGCGACACCAGCCGCATGTTCACGGTCGGGGAACCCTCGATCGCGGCGCGGCGGCTATGCGAAGTCACCTATGAATGCATGTGGCGCGGCATTCTCGCGGTACGCCCTGGCGGCCACCTGGGCGACATCGGTGCGGCCATCCAGACCCATGCCGAGCGCAACGGCTATTCGGTGGTGCGGGAGTTCTGCGGGCACGGCATCGGCCGGCGGTTCCACGAGGACCCGCAAGTCCTGCACTACGGCCGACCCGGGACCCTCGACAGGCTCTTTCCGGGCATGACGTTCACGATCGAACCGATGATCAACGCCGGCCGGCGCGAGATCCGCGAGCTCGGCGACGGCTGGACCATCGTCACCAAGGACCACAGCCTTTCCGCGCAATGGGAGCATACGATCCTCGTCACCGAGACGGGGGTCGAGGTCCTGACCCTGTCGGCCCAGGCGCCCCCGCCCCCGGCTTTTGCCCAGGAAGCGATCGCCGCCCGCTCCCCGGCCGTCACCCCCGCGCCATGA
- a CDS encoding uridylyltransferase, whose translation MTTTAAAAATSAQLRERWRRGQDAILAGLARGGSVLPALRSLARVTDGIVRTAAAHTGVSRFAAVAAIGGYGRGELFPYSDVDLLIVPALPPAEGEQNRIAALVQLLWDTGLAVGHAVRSPAECVQEAQRDVTVMTALLEGRQICGPRPAFEAVQAALRSATDARAFLRAKLLEQRQRHAKFEDTPYALEPNCKESPGGLRDLQMLLWVARAADLGSTWEELTRNGLITTAECAGIRNAERLLKRVRAHLHAVAGRREDRLVFDLQHALAVRLGIAGTSARRASEVLMQRVYRAAKTVTQINTLVLLSIEQRMNPGADSPPQILDEAFCTRADLLDLRDDDGVFERDPAEILRAFLVLERHPECRSMTPRMLRAIWNARGRIDGGFRRTPANRARFLAILQEPQGVLHTLRRMNDWSVLGRYLPPFRRIVGQMQHDLFHVYTVDQHILMVVRNLRRFASSDYAHEHPECSQLVADFERPWLLTIAALFHDIAKGRGGDHSTLGAREARRFCLDHGLSQEDTALVAFLVQHHLTMSQVAQKQDLADPAVVAEFARTVGTDRRLVALYLLTVADIRGTSPKVWNAWKARLLETLFRLTRRSLGGQTLGPEAELEGRKREARRILGLYGISETAHEPLWRELDVVYFLRNAAPDIAWHTRCLLVHVHTDRTIVRTRLAPAGEGIEVLLYARDRKDLFLRVCGYFESRRISILDAKIHTTRHGYALDTFVVVDQSQSSHFRTLLASVEQELATRLTGSAEPPPPNPGRLSRQSRHFPVSPAVYLEAEERPNQYRLSLVATDRVGLLYAVAQVLARHHADVLTAKILTLGERVEDVFRIESPALENPRAQLQLENELLEALAP comes from the coding sequence ATGACCACAACCGCCGCCGCCGCCGCGACGAGCGCGCAACTGCGCGAACGCTGGCGGCGCGGACAGGACGCGATCCTCGCCGGGCTCGCGCGCGGCGGCTCCGTTCTGCCGGCCCTCCGCAGCCTGGCGCGCGTGACCGACGGCATCGTCCGCACCGCAGCCGCGCACACGGGCGTTTCGCGTTTCGCGGCGGTGGCGGCGATCGGCGGCTATGGCCGCGGCGAACTCTTCCCCTACTCCGACGTCGATCTGCTGATCGTGCCGGCGCTGCCCCCCGCGGAAGGGGAGCAGAACCGCATCGCCGCGCTCGTGCAGCTGCTCTGGGACACCGGCCTCGCCGTCGGCCACGCCGTGCGCTCCCCGGCGGAGTGCGTACAGGAGGCCCAGCGCGATGTCACCGTCATGACCGCGCTGCTCGAAGGGCGGCAGATCTGCGGGCCGAGACCGGCGTTCGAGGCGGTCCAGGCGGCGCTGCGATCGGCCACCGACGCGCGCGCCTTCCTGCGCGCCAAGCTGCTCGAACAGCGGCAGCGCCATGCCAAGTTCGAAGACACGCCCTACGCGCTGGAGCCCAACTGCAAGGAAAGCCCCGGGGGTCTGCGCGATCTGCAGATGCTGCTCTGGGTCGCCCGCGCCGCCGACCTGGGCTCGACCTGGGAGGAACTGACCCGCAACGGCCTGATCACCACCGCCGAATGCGCCGGTATCCGCAACGCCGAACGGCTGTTGAAGCGGGTCCGGGCCCATCTGCACGCGGTTGCGGGGCGGCGCGAGGACCGGCTGGTGTTCGACCTGCAGCATGCGCTCGCCGTCCGGCTGGGAATCGCCGGGACCTCGGCGCGCCGCGCCAGCGAGGTACTCATGCAGCGGGTATACCGCGCCGCCAAGACGGTCACCCAGATCAACACCCTGGTCCTGCTCAGCATCGAGCAGCGGATGAACCCGGGCGCGGATTCCCCCCCCCAGATTCTCGATGAAGCGTTCTGCACCCGCGCCGACCTGCTCGACCTTCGCGACGACGACGGCGTATTCGAGCGCGACCCGGCGGAGATCCTGCGTGCCTTCCTCGTGCTCGAACGTCATCCCGAATGCCGGTCGATGACGCCGCGCATGCTGCGCGCGATCTGGAACGCACGGGGCCGCATCGACGGCGGTTTTCGCCGCACCCCGGCAAACCGCGCGCGCTTCCTCGCCATCCTGCAGGAACCCCAGGGCGTGCTGCACACCCTGCGCCGGATGAACGACTGGTCGGTCCTGGGACGGTATCTGCCGCCATTCCGTCGCATCGTCGGCCAGATGCAGCACGATCTCTTCCACGTCTATACCGTCGACCAGCACATCCTCATGGTCGTGCGTAATCTGCGCCGCTTCGCCAGCAGCGACTATGCCCATGAGCACCCGGAGTGCAGCCAGCTCGTCGCCGATTTCGAGCGTCCCTGGCTGCTCACCATTGCCGCCCTGTTCCACGACATCGCCAAAGGCCGCGGCGGCGACCACAGCACCCTGGGTGCGCGCGAAGCGCGACGCTTCTGCCTCGATCACGGCCTGTCGCAGGAAGACACCGCCCTGGTCGCATTCCTCGTCCAGCACCACCTCACCATGTCGCAGGTCGCGCAGAAGCAGGATCTTGCCGACCCCGCGGTCGTCGCGGAATTCGCGCGAACGGTGGGCACCGATCGGCGCCTGGTCGCCCTCTACCTGCTCACCGTGGCCGATATCCGCGGCACCAGCCCGAAGGTCTGGAATGCCTGGAAAGCCCGCCTGCTGGAAACCCTCTTTCGCCTCACCCGCCGCAGTCTCGGCGGACAGACGCTCGGCCCGGAAGCCGAACTCGAAGGGCGCAAGCGTGAAGCCCGGCGCATCCTCGGGCTGTACGGCATTTCCGAGACCGCGCACGAGCCGCTCTGGCGCGAACTCGACGTCGTCTATTTCCTGCGCAACGCGGCGCCCGATATCGCCTGGCACACCCGCTGTCTCCTCGTCCACGTCCACACCGACCGGACCATCGTCCGCACCCGGCTCGCACCGGCGGGAGAGGGGATCGAGGTGCTGCTGTACGCGCGCGACCGCAAGGATCTGTTCCTGCGCGTATGCGGCTATTTCGAAAGCCGACGCATCAGCATCCTGGACGCCAAGATCCACACGACGCGGCATGGCTATGCGCTCGACACCTTCGTGGTCGTGGACCAGTCGCAGTCGAGCCATTTCCGCACGCTGCTCGCAAGCGTGGAACAGGAATTGGCGACCCGGCTCACGGGCAGCGCCGAGCCCCCGCCGCCGAACCCCGGCCGCCTGTCGCGTCAGTCCCGCCACTTTCCGGTATCGCCGGCGGTGTACCTGGAAGCGGAGGAACGCCCCAACCAGTACCGGCTCTCGCTCGTCGCGACGGACCGCGTGGGTCTGCTCTACGCGGTCGCGCAAGTGCTTGCCCGCCACCACGCCGACGTGCTGACGGCCAAGATCCTCACCCTGGGCGAACGCGTCGAGGACGTATTCCGGATCGAAAGTCCCGCGCTGGAGAATCCCCGCGCCCAGTTGCAGCTGGAAAACGAGCTGCTGGAAGCGCTCGCGCCCTGA
- a CDS encoding Zn-finger in Ran binding protein, whose translation MERMMEDAGAGRSRRGAGTTAGGRAGGGAVAGKIDWFRFWRDMVIAALVFNVVAGLVTWYYIFPLLGLR comes from the coding sequence ATGGAGCGGATGATGGAAGACGCGGGTGCCGGGCGCTCCCGGCGGGGCGCGGGAACGACGGCGGGTGGTCGGGCCGGCGGAGGGGCCGTCGCGGGAAAGATCGACTGGTTCCGGTTCTGGCGGGATATGGTGATCGCCGCGCTGGTGTTCAACGTCGTGGCGGGTCTGGTGACCTGGTACTACATCTTTCCGTTGCTCGGCCTGCGATAG
- a CDS encoding putative transcriptional regulator, helix-turn-helix type, with translation MTDAAPHWLPARLSTDKPAYLAIADAIADDIRQGRLRPEDRLPPQRQLAEAIGLNFSTVSRAYTEAQRRGLIESRVGHGSFIRADATPRAPAARGSATIDMSMNLPPEPDDPVLLAKMGATFERIATDVRPLLRYQPFGGHDYDRAAAAQWLARRGIRAPLERILICAGTHSALDALFAMLAPGTDGILCDPLTYTGVRAIAAVRGIALIPLDADADGITPESLDRACRAHRPAALYCNPTLQNPTTITQPAARRRAIIEVAERHRLPIIEDDIYGMLPPEPPPSYAELAADRTYSISGLSKTLGAGLRLAYLVLPDERATTRATAVLRATTVMASPITTAIATDWIQSGVASELVAFLRAESQARQEIAASALAGADVLAAPHGFHLWLTLPPGFSRVNFASNLRNSGIGIATSDAFCVGATPPEAVRLCIGGTASRDQIRHAFEIVAATLSQGAAMVSTIV, from the coding sequence ATGACCGATGCCGCCCCCCACTGGCTGCCCGCCCGACTTTCGACCGACAAGCCGGCATACCTGGCGATCGCCGATGCGATCGCCGACGACATCCGTCAAGGCCGGCTCCGTCCCGAGGACCGACTGCCGCCGCAGCGGCAACTGGCCGAGGCGATCGGCCTCAATTTCTCGACGGTCAGCCGCGCATACACCGAGGCGCAACGGCGCGGACTGATCGAATCCCGGGTCGGCCACGGCAGTTTCATTCGCGCCGACGCAACTCCCCGTGCCCCGGCCGCCCGCGGCAGCGCAACCATCGACATGTCGATGAACCTGCCGCCGGAGCCGGACGATCCGGTTTTGCTGGCAAAGATGGGGGCAACGTTCGAGCGGATCGCAACCGACGTCCGTCCGCTGCTGCGCTACCAGCCGTTCGGCGGCCACGACTACGACCGCGCCGCGGCGGCGCAATGGCTGGCTCGGCGCGGGATCCGGGCGCCGCTCGAACGGATCCTGATCTGCGCCGGCACCCATAGCGCGCTCGACGCGCTGTTCGCGATGCTGGCCCCGGGGACCGACGGCATCCTCTGCGATCCCCTGACCTACACGGGCGTGCGCGCGATCGCGGCGGTCCGCGGCATCGCGCTCATTCCGCTGGACGCCGACGCCGACGGGATCACCCCGGAATCGCTGGACCGTGCCTGCCGGGCGCATCGTCCCGCGGCGCTCTACTGCAACCCGACGCTGCAGAACCCAACCACGATCACGCAGCCGGCGGCCCGCCGGCGCGCCATCATCGAAGTGGCGGAGCGCCATCGGCTCCCGATCATCGAGGACGACATCTACGGCATGTTGCCGCCGGAGCCGCCGCCGTCCTACGCCGAACTGGCAGCCGATCGCACCTATTCGATCTCCGGCCTCTCGAAAACGCTGGGTGCGGGCTTGCGCCTGGCCTACCTCGTCCTGCCCGACGAGCGCGCCACCACCCGGGCGACGGCCGTGCTGCGAGCGACAACGGTCATGGCCTCGCCGATCACCACCGCCATCGCGACGGACTGGATCCAGAGCGGCGTCGCGTCCGAGCTGGTCGCGTTCCTCCGCGCAGAATCGCAGGCACGCCAGGAAATCGCCGCCTCGGCCCTCGCCGGAGCCGACGTGCTCGCAGCGCCGCACGGGTTTCACCTCTGGCTCACCCTCCCCCCCGGCTTCAGCCGCGTCAACTTCGCCTCGAACCTGCGCAACAGCGGGATCGGCATCGCAACCAGCGACGCGTTCTGCGTCGGTGCGACGCCTCCGGAAGCGGTACGCCTCTGCATCGGCGGCACCGCCAGCCGCGATCAGATCCGGCACGCGTTCGAAATCGTTGCCGCGACCCTCTCGCAAGGGGCGGCGATGGTTTCGACCATCGTCTAG
- a CDS encoding lysR family transcriptional regulator: MRMNLHHLRVFFTVAERGSFTRAAVALHISQPAVSKAVRELEQQLDLPLIERGPAAKGGAAPGGGVHLTESGQALFEHARGIFALEGAAIEEVRARVGRKRGLLTVGASTTVAGYWLPPYIARFLEHHDPAQLRLQVGNTQAISRALVNCEIDVALVEGPVQDPRIEAVRWRDDELSLVASGTAALARRRVPGVAELAAQTWILRESGSGTREVAERVLAALGVVPRRTVELGSNESIAQAVAAGAGVALVPLRVVRELRMLGTVKTLRSPKPVPLVRPLFLLHLRERPQSPLTRAFCEEIGMAVLGPLL; the protein is encoded by the coding sequence ATGCGGATGAATCTGCATCACCTGCGGGTCTTTTTTACCGTTGCCGAGCGGGGCAGCTTTACCCGCGCCGCGGTGGCGCTCCACATCAGTCAGCCGGCGGTGTCCAAGGCCGTGCGGGAACTCGAGCAGCAGCTTGACCTTCCCTTGATCGAGCGCGGTCCGGCGGCGAAGGGTGGGGCTGCGCCGGGGGGCGGCGTGCACCTCACCGAGTCGGGTCAGGCGCTGTTCGAGCATGCGCGCGGGATCTTCGCGCTGGAGGGGGCCGCGATCGAGGAGGTCCGGGCGCGGGTCGGGCGCAAGCGGGGGCTGTTGACCGTCGGCGCAAGCACCACGGTCGCCGGCTATTGGCTACCGCCCTACATCGCGCGGTTTCTCGAGCATCACGATCCGGCCCAGCTGCGCCTGCAGGTCGGCAACACCCAGGCGATCAGCCGCGCCCTGGTCAATTGCGAGATCGACGTCGCGCTCGTGGAGGGCCCGGTGCAGGATCCGCGCATCGAGGCGGTGCGCTGGCGCGACGACGAATTGAGCCTCGTCGCGTCGGGCACGGCGGCCTTGGCGCGCCGCCGCGTGCCGGGCGTGGCGGAACTGGCGGCGCAGACCTGGATCCTGCGCGAATCGGGTTCGGGTACCCGCGAGGTCGCGGAGCGGGTCCTGGCGGCGCTGGGCGTCGTGCCGCGGCGGACCGTGGAACTGGGGAGCAACGAGAGCATTGCCCAGGCGGTCGCCGCGGGAGCCGGGGTCGCCTTGGTGCCGCTGCGCGTGGTGCGGGAATTGCGCATGCTCGGCACCGTCAAGACGCTGCGCAGCCCCAAGCCGGTTCCGCTGGTGCGGCCGCTGTTCCTGCTGCACCTGCGGGAGCGTCCGCAGTCGCCGCTCACCCGCGCATTCTGTGAGGAGATCGGGATGGCGGTATTGGGACCGCTACTGTAG